Proteins encoded within one genomic window of Rossellomorea vietnamensis:
- a CDS encoding YhgE/Pip domain-containing protein yields MLLPSLYAWFNIGASWDPYSKTDQLPVGVVNEDKGAELKGGKLNIGEGLVKELKKNDDMNWKFVDRKKAMDRVEYGEYFAVIIIPDDFSRKLATVIEDKPEKATLEYYVNEKINAIAPKITESGAGGIVDKITGSFISTVNGTIFELFNELGIEIQKDLPDIKRFEDYVFTVDRKLPGIGAALNESLSDAESAKRIIQKAQGEIPDVKRVTNQGLDTIDRTTDFLNKAENELNKLAPTIQEGLEQVQEMAARVNEFLGQIQTSSVDLSGAETINKGIADKLSASIQTIDTVEASLQSLQKNEENTNQKQIEDALNQLEKVKLEMQRIQKEGQKLNDFVATKQQDVNELIKGIQDRARKTDNDMDELIKRYKQTIEPAVLGEVAKAKGTLNEARNILQDIQGTIPEVERILSNTDKNIDKGTETLQSVSSQFPYLKDKISQLAGRIRDIQGETNINEIIDLLRNDPNAEKSFFEEPVVLNKNSLFPIRNYGAAMTPFYTVLAIWVGALLLISLLATEVIAPHEFSERQIYFGKLLTFICIGFIQALIVTVGDIFILGVHIAEPGWFIGFGLFISIVFMIVVYTLVSVFGNIGKAMAIVLLVLQIAGAGGTYPVPLLPTFFQTIHPFLPFSYSIDLMREAVGGIVRERVYRDLLILSLFGVIALLFGTFFKGPLSKRTKAFTKKSKESGLFH; encoded by the coding sequence ATGTTGTTACCATCTCTTTATGCCTGGTTTAACATCGGTGCTTCCTGGGACCCTTACAGTAAGACCGATCAGCTTCCGGTCGGGGTCGTGAATGAAGATAAGGGGGCGGAACTCAAGGGGGGAAAACTGAATATCGGGGAGGGTCTTGTGAAGGAATTAAAGAAAAATGATGATATGAACTGGAAGTTTGTTGACAGAAAAAAAGCGATGGACCGTGTTGAATACGGGGAGTATTTCGCTGTCATCATCATTCCCGACGACTTCTCACGGAAGTTGGCAACTGTCATAGAGGATAAACCTGAAAAGGCGACCTTGGAATATTATGTAAACGAAAAGATCAATGCCATCGCCCCGAAAATTACAGAATCCGGGGCAGGTGGGATTGTCGATAAAATTACAGGTTCGTTTATTTCGACTGTCAATGGGACCATATTTGAACTGTTTAATGAGCTGGGAATTGAGATTCAAAAGGACCTCCCCGACATCAAAAGGTTTGAAGATTATGTATTTACAGTAGATCGAAAGTTACCGGGAATCGGTGCTGCCCTGAATGAATCTTTGTCAGATGCCGAGAGCGCCAAGCGGATCATTCAGAAAGCACAAGGTGAAATTCCAGATGTGAAACGTGTGACGAATCAGGGGCTTGATACAATTGATCGTACAACGGATTTTCTCAACAAAGCAGAAAATGAATTAAATAAGTTGGCTCCAACCATTCAAGAAGGTTTAGAACAAGTACAGGAAATGGCTGCCAGGGTCAATGAGTTCCTTGGGCAAATTCAAACCTCTTCCGTAGACCTTAGTGGAGCGGAAACCATTAACAAGGGAATAGCTGATAAGCTTAGCGCCTCCATCCAGACGATTGATACTGTTGAAGCATCCTTACAATCGTTACAGAAGAATGAAGAAAATACAAACCAGAAACAAATTGAAGATGCCTTAAATCAGCTGGAGAAAGTTAAGCTGGAAATGCAAAGAATTCAAAAAGAAGGTCAAAAACTAAATGATTTCGTTGCAACAAAACAACAAGACGTGAACGAATTGATCAAGGGCATCCAAGATCGTGCCCGTAAAACGGATAATGACATGGATGAACTTATAAAAAGATACAAACAAACGATTGAACCGGCTGTATTGGGAGAGGTAGCTAAAGCGAAGGGAACGTTGAATGAAGCAAGAAATATCCTTCAAGACATCCAGGGGACCATTCCGGAAGTGGAAAGGATTCTCTCTAATACAGATAAGAACATCGACAAAGGAACCGAAACCCTCCAAAGCGTTTCAAGTCAATTTCCGTATTTAAAAGACAAAATCAGCCAGCTTGCCGGACGTATCAGGGATATCCAGGGGGAAACCAATATCAATGAAATCATTGATCTCCTTCGGAATGATCCCAATGCAGAGAAAAGCTTCTTTGAAGAACCGGTTGTATTAAATAAAAATAGTTTATTTCCAATCCGAAATTACGGGGCTGCCATGACCCCATTTTATACTGTGTTAGCCATCTGGGTAGGTGCCCTTTTATTGATCTCACTATTAGCAACGGAAGTCATCGCTCCACATGAGTTTTCTGAAAGGCAAATTTATTTTGGGAAACTCCTGACGTTTATTTGTATTGGTTTCATACAAGCCTTGATTGTAACAGTTGGAGACATTTTTATCCTGGGGGTTCATATCGCAGAACCTGGTTGGTTTATTGGCTTCGGATTATTCATCAGCATTGTTTTTATGATTGTGGTGTATACGTTGGTATCGGTATTTGGGAATATCGGAAAAGCGATGGCCATCGTCCTTCTGGTCCTGCAGATTGCAGGAGCCGGAGGGACTTATCCAGTGCCCCTTTTGCCGACTTTTTTCCAAACCATCCATCCCTTCCTTCCATTTTCTTATAGCATCGATCTCATGAGGGAAGCGGTTGGCGGGATCGTTCGGGAGAGAGTGTACAGGGATCTTTTAATTCTAAGCTTATTTGGCGTCATTGCTTTACTATTCGGCACATTTTTCAAAGGGCCTCTAAGTAAAAGGACAAAAGCTTTTACGAAGAAATCAAAAGAGTCCGGGTTGTTTCATTAA
- a CDS encoding MerR family transcriptional regulator has product MYSISEASSELGVTPHSLRYYEKEGIITPDRSPSGVREYTESHMKWLKFVLKLRETQMPISTIKKYTALFLEGDHTMEERLSLLEEHQRNIQEQLQTLLSTNEMLNNKIGSYKRVMAEHTSDS; this is encoded by the coding sequence ATGTATAGTATTAGTGAAGCGTCTTCAGAATTGGGGGTCACTCCGCACTCCCTTCGTTATTATGAAAAAGAAGGAATCATCACTCCAGACCGATCACCATCAGGTGTAAGAGAATATACTGAATCCCATATGAAATGGCTGAAATTTGTGCTGAAACTAAGGGAGACTCAAATGCCCATATCAACCATTAAAAAGTATACCGCTTTGTTCCTGGAAGGGGATCACACCATGGAAGAAAGATTGTCATTACTTGAAGAACATCAACGAAATATACAGGAGCAGCTTCAAACTTTACTGTCTACTAATGAAATGTTGAACAATAAGATTGGTTCGTATAAGAGAGTTATGGCGGAACACACATCAGATAGTTGA
- a CDS encoding SDR family NAD(P)-dependent oxidoreductase: MNYTVITGASSGIGYEASLAFAARGKNIIAVARREEKLSELKDEIKAAYPEVDVIIMPVDLSISENVYQLYENLKQYQIQTLINNAGFGNFDSISEQNLTKIQNMLNLNIEALTLLSSLFVRDYEHVAGTQLINVSSGGGYTIVADAVTYCATKFYVSAFTEGLAQELASKGSQMKAKVLAPAATETEFAQRSFDVPDFNYDGTVPQYHTAKEMAQFMLDLYDSDKVVGIVNGETYEFNLMDPIYPYANRTSK, from the coding sequence ATGAACTATACAGTCATTACCGGAGCAAGCTCGGGAATCGGCTACGAGGCATCACTAGCCTTCGCAGCCAGAGGGAAGAATATCATAGCTGTTGCCAGACGAGAGGAAAAATTAAGTGAGCTGAAAGATGAGATTAAGGCTGCATACCCAGAGGTTGATGTCATAATCATGCCTGTCGATTTGTCCATCAGTGAGAACGTCTACCAACTTTATGAAAACTTGAAACAATACCAGATTCAAACGTTGATTAACAATGCCGGATTTGGGAACTTCGATTCCATATCTGAGCAGAATCTTACAAAAATCCAAAATATGTTGAACCTTAATATAGAGGCATTGACCTTATTATCTTCCCTATTTGTAAGAGATTATGAACATGTAGCCGGTACTCAACTGATCAATGTTTCTTCAGGGGGTGGATACACAATTGTTGCGGATGCCGTAACCTATTGTGCTACGAAGTTCTATGTGAGTGCATTCACCGAAGGGCTCGCACAGGAGCTTGCTTCAAAAGGTTCTCAGATGAAAGCGAAAGTATTGGCACCAGCAGCGACAGAAACAGAGTTCGCCCAACGATCATTTGATGTACCTGATTTCAATTATGATGGCACTGTGCCGCAATATCATACAGCAAAGGAAATGGCACAATTCATGTTGGATCTGTATGACAGTGACAAAGTGGTGGGGATTGTTAATGGAGAGACATATGAGTTCAATCTAATGGATCCTATTTATCCATATGCCAATCGGACATCTAAATAG
- a CDS encoding STAS domain-containing protein, whose translation MAKYDIDVNGSLFDWDLDKGSITFENDEVVLFWVNTAFKTLIDSIEEIAGEKEARLVLETAGYRTGLIVSDFYLKSIGKPEEILDKLPNTYVTAGWGITEILSYSIEEKKAVVQFCNGWEYKVNVAQGKEEEGTFMPGHWAGVLTGIFGSKVWYRVVKSQISGDDCSVYEFFPSDISPSLNVNALMEEQTLAAQEELDRITKQRTEVLSEIIKEISSPIIPVLDSILVVPLVGRYNEIRAEELLNKTLLNLPRYKAEFLIIDLTSLSRVDDYTLSFIQKFVSAASLLGTKCLLVGISSELSIKVTQRGYRMNHIPCFSILQQGINYALDQLGMEIIKKV comes from the coding sequence ATGGCAAAGTATGATATTGATGTGAATGGTTCATTATTTGATTGGGATTTGGATAAGGGATCCATAACATTTGAAAATGATGAGGTTGTATTATTTTGGGTTAATACAGCGTTTAAAACGCTGATCGATTCCATCGAGGAAATAGCCGGGGAAAAAGAGGCAAGATTGGTCCTTGAGACGGCAGGCTACCGAACCGGCCTGATCGTCAGTGACTTTTACTTAAAATCCATCGGGAAACCGGAAGAAATCCTGGATAAACTCCCTAACACATATGTAACGGCCGGTTGGGGAATTACAGAAATCTTATCGTATTCCATTGAAGAAAAAAAGGCAGTCGTGCAATTTTGTAATGGATGGGAGTATAAAGTGAATGTTGCACAGGGGAAAGAAGAAGAAGGAACATTCATGCCAGGTCATTGGGCTGGTGTGCTGACTGGAATATTCGGCTCCAAAGTTTGGTACCGGGTGGTCAAAAGCCAGATCAGTGGTGACGACTGTAGCGTATATGAGTTTTTCCCATCCGATATTTCTCCTTCCTTGAATGTCAATGCTCTAATGGAAGAGCAAACCTTAGCAGCCCAAGAAGAATTGGATCGCATTACGAAGCAGAGAACCGAAGTGTTATCCGAGATCATCAAAGAAATCTCTTCACCAATCATTCCTGTATTGGACTCGATTCTCGTGGTCCCTCTTGTAGGTCGCTATAATGAAATTCGAGCTGAAGAATTGCTGAATAAAACACTTCTCAATCTGCCGCGTTACAAAGCTGAATTCCTGATCATCGATTTGACCAGTCTCAGCAGGGTGGATGATTATACGTTATCTTTCATTCAGAAATTCGTAAGTGCAGCCTCCCTATTGGGAACTAAGTGTCTACTTGTGGGGATTTCTTCTGAACTGAGTATTAAGGTCACACAGAGGGGCTATCGGATGAACCATATTCCCTGCTTTTCAATCCTGCAACAGGGAATCAACTACGCGCTCGATCAATTAGGTATGGAGATCATCAAGAAGGTGTAA
- a CDS encoding aminoglycoside adenylyltransferase domain-containing protein — protein sequence MTNVPRIVQSVLEEYIRLFNTYLPETLEGMYLHGSIALGAFVNDSSDIDFITVTNRRLTTEDSEALNHIHLTLQQTFPKPEMDGVYILKEDFGNRGPTCEDDTELYAYYNNGELNFGEYFNFNPVTWYLVKHNELRIVGPEIPSTFSGPSSEELYQYVLHNMNTYWAGRLRSFEESLDEVKHYPTSMIDAEIEWSVLGILRQFYTLKEASIISKQGAGQYGLQEIPEEWHSLIREAMNIRSGLEGINTDSNEIRVKQTIMFLKYVIVLCNEQNMEHPIQR from the coding sequence ATGACAAACGTACCGAGAATCGTACAAAGCGTACTGGAGGAGTATATTCGATTATTCAATACATATTTGCCGGAAACCCTCGAAGGAATGTATTTACACGGGTCCATTGCCCTGGGAGCATTTGTGAATGATTCGAGTGATATAGATTTTATTACCGTCACCAACCGTCGACTAACCACAGAGGATTCGGAGGCACTTAATCATATTCATTTAACACTACAGCAAACGTTTCCAAAACCGGAAATGGACGGGGTATATATTTTAAAAGAAGATTTCGGGAATAGGGGTCCAACCTGTGAAGATGATACCGAACTATATGCATACTATAATAATGGTGAATTGAACTTTGGAGAATATTTCAATTTTAACCCTGTCACATGGTATTTAGTGAAGCATAACGAGTTGAGGATTGTAGGACCTGAAATCCCTTCAACTTTTTCAGGACCATCCTCAGAAGAATTGTACCAATATGTCCTGCATAATATGAATACGTATTGGGCTGGAAGACTTCGTTCCTTCGAAGAATCTCTAGATGAGGTAAAGCATTATCCCACCTCTATGATTGATGCTGAAATAGAGTGGTCGGTCCTTGGTATTCTTCGTCAATTTTACACATTGAAAGAAGCGTCGATCATTTCCAAGCAAGGTGCCGGTCAGTATGGATTGCAAGAGATTCCTGAAGAGTGGCATAGCCTTATTAGGGAAGCGATGAACATCCGTTCAGGCTTGGAAGGAATTAATACAGACTCAAATGAGATTCGGGTCAAGCAGACCATAATGTTTTTAAAATATGTGATAGTCCTTTGCAATGAGCAGAATATGGAACATCCTATTCAACGCTAG
- a CDS encoding protoporphyrinogen oxidase: MKKVVIVGGGITGLTALYYLQKMSREQNLDIESVLIERDQQLGGKIRTVTEGDFIMEAGADSIVARNEGVLPLVDELQLQNELVYNETGTSYIYTNGELHRIPPDTIFGIPMSVEALNESTLISEAGKKAALSDLETENTVFTKESSIGEFLEAFLGKELVENQIAPVLSGVYSGNLYKLTMASTLPYLLDYKNEYGSIIKGLSANKQRFKGSSNKKFISFRHGLSTIIDRLEEKCADATILKGTETKNLHMSADKYELTLKGHESIQADAVIFATPHDVTQQILNHNYLDNDFNTLRNSSLISIYLGFNVPDEELPADGTGFIVSKGSEVKCDACTWTSRKWKHTSRKHNLLVRLFYKSTSTHYEQLKNLKEDELTRVALDDIKKSVGINADPISVEVTDWKELMPNYHLSHNQAVQALEQMLSTKMPRVKLAGASYYGVGIGACIQNGKKTAESIIEDFM; encoded by the coding sequence ATGAAGAAAGTGGTTATCGTAGGTGGGGGCATTACAGGCTTAACAGCTCTCTATTACCTGCAAAAAATGTCCAGGGAACAAAACCTGGATATTGAGTCCGTGTTAATTGAACGGGATCAACAGCTCGGTGGTAAGATCAGGACGGTAACGGAAGGTGACTTTATTATGGAAGCTGGCGCAGATTCCATTGTAGCCCGTAATGAGGGAGTACTTCCATTGGTTGATGAACTTCAACTTCAAAACGAACTCGTCTATAACGAAACAGGAACATCTTACATATACACAAATGGCGAACTGCATAGAATACCTCCTGACACGATCTTCGGTATTCCCATGAGCGTAGAAGCACTTAATGAAAGCACACTGATTTCTGAAGCCGGAAAGAAAGCGGCTCTTTCTGACCTGGAGACGGAAAATACTGTATTCACGAAGGAAAGTTCCATCGGAGAATTTCTGGAAGCATTTCTCGGAAAGGAACTTGTGGAAAATCAAATTGCACCTGTATTATCAGGAGTTTATTCGGGTAACTTGTATAAACTGACCATGGCTTCGACTCTTCCATATCTTCTTGATTATAAAAATGAATATGGAAGCATTATCAAAGGATTATCTGCGAACAAGCAGAGATTCAAAGGGTCTTCCAATAAAAAGTTTATTTCCTTTAGACATGGACTATCCACCATTATCGACCGTCTGGAAGAAAAGTGCGCTGATGCCACGATCCTAAAAGGAACTGAGACAAAAAATCTCCATATGAGTGCTGACAAATATGAGCTCACGTTAAAAGGTCATGAAAGCATCCAAGCAGATGCGGTCATATTTGCAACACCACATGATGTGACTCAACAGATCCTAAATCACAATTATTTAGACAATGATTTTAATACTCTAAGGAACTCTTCCTTGATCTCGATTTATCTGGGATTCAATGTTCCTGACGAAGAGCTACCGGCTGATGGTACAGGGTTTATTGTTTCCAAAGGCAGTGAAGTGAAGTGCGATGCATGTACATGGACGAGCCGGAAATGGAAACACACATCCCGGAAACACAATCTCCTGGTAAGACTCTTTTATAAGAGCACGAGTACTCATTACGAGCAGTTAAAGAATTTGAAAGAGGACGAACTGACCAGGGTGGCACTGGATGATATAAAGAAGAGCGTCGGAATCAATGCAGATCCCATTTCAGTGGAAGTGACCGATTGGAAAGAATTAATGCCGAATTATCATCTTTCGCATAATCAGGCCGTACAGGCTTTGGAGCAGATGCTCTCAACTAAAATGCCAAGAGTGAAACTGGCAGGAGCCTCCTACTACGGCGTGGGGATAGGCGCCTGTATTCAGAACGGGAAGAAAACAGCTGAATCGATAATAGAAGACTTCATGTAA
- a CDS encoding Fur-regulated basic protein FbpA: protein MGENLQEAINKKRNELINKLIVHNIFKKGNKQLFELTLRELEDEYHFIQKDCHPHSDVGSIHWKNCTNLTS, encoded by the coding sequence ATGGGAGAAAATCTCCAAGAAGCAATCAATAAAAAAAGAAATGAGTTAATTAACAAATTGATTGTCCATAACATTTTCAAAAAAGGTAATAAACAATTATTTGAGCTGACACTTAGAGAACTTGAGGATGAATATCACTTTATTCAGAAGGATTGCCATCCTCATAGTGATGTCGGCTCTATTCACTGGAAGAATTGCACGAATCTAACCAGTTAG
- the spoIIP gene encoding stage II sporulation protein P: MSYKSRNNNSLVPLVFVSMKAVIRVVLIGIIMMYVMVWLISSTAIKLRVDSLFYTSVSELVPKETFLMLLSQEMTGLRIENKEAMNTDFDWLESVTNVSLLDPRSLFGREIPGIENYHTHIAVAGKGTDITNLPNESPAPTEDQLKDQEIDQNQVDQANHNSGDGVQEIEEKSVFIYHSHSWEAFSPLIKNNDSKDPASTNEKVNVIAVGSKLKQELESRGIGAVQDKTDVNQALKNKSWTYFESYKLTRGLVQEALAQDDNLTYLIDIHRDSQPRNITTKTINGKNYARLFFIVGKENKNFEKNLKIAKELNAKLEEKYPGISRGVFVKTKAEGNGVYNQDLTERAMLLEFGGVENNLVELYNSTEAFAEIFAAYYKKDAVEVNAQ, from the coding sequence ATGTCGTATAAGTCTCGAAATAATAATAGCTTAGTCCCACTAGTATTCGTATCTATGAAAGCCGTAATCCGGGTAGTGTTGATAGGGATCATCATGATGTATGTAATGGTGTGGCTGATTTCATCGACGGCCATTAAATTGAGGGTGGACAGCCTTTTCTATACTTCGGTATCAGAGCTTGTTCCGAAAGAGACATTCCTTATGCTTCTGTCACAGGAAATGACGGGTTTGCGCATCGAGAATAAAGAGGCCATGAATACCGACTTTGATTGGTTGGAAAGCGTGACGAATGTATCTCTGCTTGACCCCAGGAGTCTATTTGGAAGGGAAATCCCTGGAATCGAAAATTATCATACGCATATAGCCGTTGCCGGAAAAGGGACGGACATTACCAATTTACCTAATGAGTCGCCAGCGCCAACGGAGGACCAGCTGAAGGATCAGGAAATCGATCAGAACCAAGTCGATCAAGCCAATCACAATTCAGGTGACGGTGTGCAGGAAATCGAAGAAAAGTCCGTGTTCATTTATCACTCCCACAGCTGGGAAGCCTTTAGCCCACTGATCAAAAACAATGATTCAAAAGATCCGGCCAGTACCAATGAAAAAGTCAATGTCATTGCGGTTGGTTCCAAATTGAAACAGGAACTCGAATCAAGAGGAATCGGGGCGGTCCAGGATAAGACAGATGTAAACCAAGCGTTAAAAAATAAATCATGGACATATTTTGAATCCTACAAGTTAACCAGGGGACTGGTTCAGGAAGCCCTCGCGCAAGATGACAATCTAACCTATTTAATAGATATTCACCGGGATTCCCAGCCTCGAAACATTACGACCAAAACGATCAATGGTAAGAACTACGCCCGACTATTCTTCATTGTAGGAAAAGAAAATAAGAACTTTGAAAAGAACCTGAAAATCGCGAAAGAATTGAATGCTAAATTAGAGGAGAAGTACCCTGGTATCAGCAGGGGGGTTTTCGTTAAAACAAAAGCAGAAGGAAACGGGGTTTATAATCAGGATTTAACAGAACGGGCTATGCTCCTTGAGTTTGGTGGGGTCGAAAATAACTTAGTGGAATTATATAATTCCACCGAAGCATTTGCGGAAATCTTTGCAGCTTATTATAAGAAGGATGCTGTTGAGGTAAATGCTCAATAA
- a CDS encoding flavin monoamine oxidase family protein produces the protein MDDRLMRDSPSELKYPDDMLSIIREGLKPFTSKRIIIIGAGMSGLVAASTLKEAGHDIVILEGNKRIGGRVYTVRKPFTSGNYMDVGAMRIPDNHRLVFEYIRKFKLAFQPFQNSSSKDLFLVNNILVTRKQYEADPDILQYPLPESERGKTASELFLKATKPFIDLYNNSEHSEQLKLIKQYSNYSVGQFLSNNPFGKSLSLNAIRKINVILGIEGFPEFSFVDILKDIIFPIFRKETKFYEIRGGNDRLPYSLMDELQSNIFMNQKVTRIIQSESGVVVQTVNPLDGTGREYQADYVIVTVPFTVFQFIDVVPYNSISFKKWQAIREVTNIPSVKIGIEFRSRFWEEMNYGNIVSDLPTRFTYMPSHDIGSSKPGVMLASYSWGQNALLWNSKSKEAIISEVLKDLSRVYGNRVYTELLNYFVYNWSRNPFSAGCFTLYTPGQAADIGDYVRTPEGRIHFAGEHTSSFHGWIEGAVESGIRAAHEVNGR, from the coding sequence ATGGACGATCGATTAATGAGGGATTCCCCTTCTGAATTGAAGTATCCGGATGATATGCTTTCCATCATTCGAGAGGGATTAAAGCCCTTTACATCCAAACGGATCATCATCATAGGTGCCGGGATGAGTGGACTGGTTGCAGCCTCGACATTAAAAGAGGCAGGGCATGATATCGTGATTCTTGAAGGAAACAAAAGGATCGGGGGAAGGGTTTATACCGTTCGGAAGCCATTTACCTCCGGGAATTATATGGATGTCGGTGCCATGAGGATCCCTGATAACCATCGATTGGTATTTGAGTATATACGTAAATTCAAATTGGCATTTCAACCATTTCAAAATTCCTCTTCAAAAGACCTGTTTTTAGTAAATAACATTTTAGTGACGAGAAAACAGTACGAAGCTGATCCGGATATTCTGCAATATCCTCTCCCCGAAAGTGAAAGGGGGAAAACCGCTTCTGAGCTCTTTCTTAAAGCTACCAAGCCTTTTATAGATTTATATAATAACAGTGAACACAGTGAACAGTTGAAATTAATTAAGCAATACTCGAATTATTCAGTAGGGCAATTCCTGTCCAACAACCCGTTCGGAAAATCCTTATCGTTGAATGCCATCCGGAAAATAAATGTCATCCTCGGGATCGAAGGATTTCCGGAGTTTTCATTTGTTGATATATTAAAAGATATTATATTTCCTATCTTTAGAAAAGAGACGAAGTTTTATGAAATAAGAGGTGGGAATGACCGATTGCCGTATTCATTAATGGATGAGCTACAGTCCAATATTTTCATGAATCAAAAAGTGACCCGTATTATTCAGTCTGAATCAGGTGTCGTCGTTCAAACGGTTAACCCCTTGGACGGAACGGGGAGGGAGTATCAAGCTGACTATGTGATTGTCACTGTTCCTTTTACCGTATTTCAATTTATTGATGTCGTCCCCTATAACTCGATTTCTTTCAAAAAATGGCAGGCGATCCGTGAAGTGACCAATATTCCTTCTGTAAAAATCGGTATCGAGTTCAGAAGTCGCTTCTGGGAGGAAATGAATTACGGAAACATTGTATCCGATCTTCCCACCCGATTTACTTATATGCCCAGTCATGACATAGGGAGCAGCAAACCTGGTGTGATGCTGGCAAGCTACAGTTGGGGTCAAAACGCTCTCTTATGGAATAGTAAATCGAAGGAAGCAATCATTTCAGAAGTGTTGAAGGATCTATCCAGGGTTTATGGAAATCGGGTTTATACAGAACTACTGAATTATTTTGTTTATAATTGGAGCAGAAATCCTTTCTCGGCAGGATGTTTCACTCTATATACACCGGGTCAGGCAGCTGACATCGGCGATTATGTCCGGACACCCGAAGGAAGGATCCATTTTGCAGGGGAACACACCTCTTCTTTTCATGGTTGGATAGAAGGTGCGGTGGAGTCCGGTATAAGGGCTGCACATGAAGTGAATGGGCGATAA
- a CDS encoding AAA family ATPase: protein MSFYHQPYIRSVSLKREDLPSLHSYPFNIPSIRYLKDLSLHPNVTFIVGENGMGKSTLLEAIAMAIGFNPEGGSLNFTFSTYDSYSNLDQYMKVVRGIDRPQDGFFLRAESFYNVATNIEEMDRDPLTAPKVIDSFGGKSLHEQSHGEAFFSTFMNRFRGKGLYILDEPEAALSPLRQLSMLSRIHELVNDHSQFIIATHSPILMAYPSSNLIQLTDNGLSEANLEDTSHYQIMKQFFEDRERMLFHLLKVEE from the coding sequence ATGTCGTTTTATCACCAACCTTACATACGGTCAGTGTCGCTCAAGAGAGAAGACCTCCCCTCATTACACTCTTATCCTTTTAATATTCCAAGTATACGTTACTTAAAGGATCTTTCCCTTCATCCAAATGTCACGTTCATCGTCGGAGAAAATGGAATGGGTAAATCCACGTTATTAGAAGCCATTGCCATGGCCATTGGATTTAACCCTGAGGGAGGGTCGCTTAATTTTACTTTTTCTACGTATGATTCCTACTCAAACCTGGATCAATACATGAAGGTGGTAAGGGGGATCGATCGTCCTCAAGACGGTTTTTTCCTAAGGGCGGAAAGCTTTTATAATGTAGCGACGAATATTGAAGAAATGGACCGGGACCCTTTAACAGCTCCAAAGGTAATCGACTCGTTTGGAGGGAAATCCCTGCATGAGCAATCTCACGGGGAAGCATTCTTTTCGACCTTCATGAACAGATTTCGAGGAAAAGGTCTTTATATTCTGGATGAGCCGGAAGCTGCACTTTCTCCTTTGAGGCAACTATCCATGCTTTCCCGCATACATGAACTGGTCAATGATCATTCTCAATTTATTATCGCTACTCATTCTCCCATCTTAATGGCCTATCCTTCATCTAACCTCATTCAGCTAACAGATAATGGGTTAAGTGAAGCAAATCTTGAGGACACAAGTCACTATCAGATCATGAAGCAATTTTTTGAAGATCGGGAACGAATGCTGTTCCATTTATTAAAGGTGGAAGAATGA
- a CDS encoding DUF3892 domain-containing protein, whose translation MEKKNFEQIFEEYKQQGKVQAKIEMADELSTGAEQIIAVRRNSDDDLIAFKTESGRELDYITALEEAKAGKIAHVDVIHRYGRDVLRSEPDGLKENNLSELPSF comes from the coding sequence ATGGAAAAAAAGAATTTTGAACAAATTTTTGAAGAATACAAGCAACAAGGGAAGGTCCAGGCTAAAATTGAGATGGCTGATGAACTTTCTACAGGAGCAGAACAAATTATTGCTGTTAGAAGAAATAGTGACGATGACCTTATCGCCTTCAAGACTGAGAGTGGTAGGGAACTGGATTATATAACCGCTTTAGAAGAGGCAAAAGCCGGAAAGATCGCCCATGTCGATGTGATTCATCGCTATGGCAGGGATGTCTTACGGAGTGAGCCGGACGGACTGAAAGAAAATAATCTCAGTGAACTTCCTTCATTTTAA